Proteins encoded in a region of the Odocoileus virginianus isolate 20LAN1187 ecotype Illinois chromosome 9, Ovbor_1.2, whole genome shotgun sequence genome:
- the LOC110137555 gene encoding thymosin beta-4-like has protein sequence MSDKPDMAEIEKFDKSKLKKTETQEKNPLPLKETIEQEKQAGES, from the coding sequence ATGTCCGACAAGCCCGATATGGCTGAGATTGAGAAGTTCGATAAGTCGAAATTGAAGAAAACGGAAACGCAAGAGAAAAACCCACTGCCTTTGAAAGAAACGATTGAACAGGAGAAGCAAGCAGGCGAGTCGTAA